The Sporosarcina luteola genome contains a region encoding:
- a CDS encoding phosphodiester glycosidase family protein yields MLKNTYLSKLSILFLVIFLSIPTLAYGETPGSTKISGGVQYEYTNKTVASNPQAFRQLVVDLNDPFTTVDVGIPTPLNKLAPTTSQANAYTAPGQQVAGAINGSFFWGSDQGYLPMYLIAYRDRLMNAGIIASGRDQYVNQPIAFGIDSTGKGKIDSYNLRLSFNHNGQDYPITSTDKHRSTDNLILYTPLYPKPTTETNALGIELVIEGVTGGTALNFGETVTGVVTKKRERNDPQASTIPKDGFVLSAHGAAMSSIDNIGVGETISITANIDEKWKGSSFMLTSGPELVKDGRVHLGIDPNSDRARERAPRTAIAIDRTGTKVFMVTVDGRQSGYSQGQSLKEFAEYLVSIGAYQALNLDGGGSTTMAVRKPGDFNVSLFNRPSDGRERSVSTSLFAVSTAPVGTPATVGAHLSKQGVYLKGTKGSVVVDYVMDNYYNPVTFNKTDLKLSSPQGLISVNGQEFTAQKAGTGSITAQINGVTGNIPFEVVESIHTVKPSSASIDVRAGEKRTLTVKAYDSKNREVIFDPSLVKWSASANIGTITSSGVLTAASNEGKGTVTATLGGKTVTIPVAITGAYYRVDNMESLTNWTSSATNGKASLSMNSAKEPAFEGKGALKLTYDFTGTTGTSAAYVDAKTPMSLAGTPVKLSARVYGDASNTWLRGRIQDGQGKEYTIDFTPENGLKWLGWNYVTAAIPAGATGNITLKQIYIAQPTDSLKTKGSIMIDDVKAIFNTGYKEGLFKDTGLTFRAENEIASLVNEGVIAGYADGNFGPYQELTRQQAAILLARALKLPLDNVTDPGFEDMVPSMTFYKEVAAVANMGTIRGKENGKKFDPNGKLTRAEMAAILQRGFGLPLSDKNHFTDINGSFAKDAINSLASNDITQGIGGGKFGPGQNISRADFSVFLHRTLSKK; encoded by the coding sequence TTGCTTAAGAATACATACTTGTCGAAACTTAGTATCCTATTTCTTGTGATTTTTTTATCAATACCTACTCTAGCCTATGGAGAGACACCAGGAAGCACGAAGATTTCCGGAGGCGTCCAATATGAATATACGAACAAAACAGTAGCGAGCAACCCGCAAGCATTCCGTCAGTTAGTCGTCGACCTGAATGACCCATTCACAACAGTCGACGTCGGCATCCCGACGCCGCTTAACAAACTGGCACCGACGACGAGCCAGGCAAATGCCTATACAGCACCCGGCCAGCAAGTCGCGGGCGCAATTAACGGCTCCTTCTTCTGGGGGTCCGACCAAGGCTATTTGCCGATGTACTTGATCGCTTACCGCGATAGGCTCATGAATGCTGGGATAATCGCGTCCGGCAGGGACCAATACGTCAATCAGCCTATCGCTTTCGGCATTGACAGTACCGGTAAAGGGAAGATAGATTCATACAATTTAAGATTATCATTCAACCATAATGGACAAGATTACCCGATTACGTCGACGGACAAGCACCGCTCGACTGACAATCTGATCCTATACACACCGCTCTATCCGAAACCGACAACTGAAACGAATGCGCTAGGTATCGAGCTCGTCATTGAGGGAGTCACAGGCGGGACGGCGCTTAACTTCGGCGAAACGGTAACAGGTGTAGTGACGAAAAAGCGGGAGCGCAACGACCCACAAGCTTCAACGATCCCGAAAGATGGATTTGTCCTTTCGGCACACGGTGCAGCGATGTCATCCATCGACAACATTGGTGTAGGGGAAACAATCTCGATCACCGCTAACATTGATGAAAAGTGGAAAGGTTCTTCATTCATGCTGACGTCCGGACCTGAACTCGTCAAGGACGGCAGAGTTCATCTCGGCATCGACCCGAATAGCGACCGCGCGAGAGAACGCGCACCGCGTACGGCAATCGCAATCGACAGAACAGGCACGAAAGTATTCATGGTGACGGTGGACGGACGTCAATCCGGCTACAGCCAAGGACAAAGCCTGAAGGAATTTGCTGAATACCTCGTGTCAATCGGGGCTTACCAGGCACTTAATCTTGACGGAGGCGGTTCTACGACGATGGCAGTCCGCAAGCCGGGTGATTTCAATGTCTCCCTATTCAATAGACCATCGGACGGCAGAGAACGTTCCGTCTCGACTTCGCTTTTCGCAGTATCAACTGCACCAGTAGGCACGCCGGCTACTGTCGGGGCTCATTTATCGAAGCAGGGCGTTTATTTGAAAGGCACGAAAGGATCCGTTGTAGTAGATTACGTGATGGATAATTACTATAACCCGGTTACTTTCAATAAAACGGACCTTAAGCTGAGCTCTCCGCAAGGGCTTATCTCAGTGAATGGTCAGGAGTTCACAGCTCAAAAAGCGGGGACAGGCTCCATCACTGCACAAATCAACGGCGTGACAGGGAACATCCCGTTTGAAGTCGTTGAATCCATCCATACAGTCAAGCCTTCAAGTGCATCAATCGATGTGCGGGCAGGCGAAAAGAGGACATTGACTGTAAAGGCATATGACAGTAAGAACAGGGAAGTCATCTTCGACCCGTCATTAGTGAAGTGGAGTGCTTCCGCAAATATCGGAACAATCACTTCCTCAGGCGTACTGACAGCAGCTTCAAATGAAGGCAAGGGGACAGTGACTGCAACATTAGGCGGCAAAACGGTAACAATCCCAGTGGCAATCACAGGTGCATATTACCGTGTAGATAACATGGAGTCCCTTACTAATTGGACGTCTTCAGCAACGAACGGAAAAGCTTCACTATCCATGAACAGCGCGAAAGAACCTGCATTCGAAGGGAAAGGCGCTTTGAAGCTCACATATGACTTTACAGGCACGACAGGCACGTCCGCGGCATATGTGGACGCGAAAACGCCTATGAGTCTAGCAGGCACTCCAGTGAAGCTTTCCGCCCGCGTATATGGCGATGCAAGTAATACATGGCTGCGCGGTCGAATTCAAGACGGGCAAGGCAAAGAATACACGATTGATTTCACACCTGAAAACGGGCTTAAATGGCTAGGCTGGAACTACGTGACGGCTGCAATCCCGGCAGGTGCAACAGGCAACATCACACTTAAGCAGATCTATATTGCACAGCCTACGGATAGCCTGAAAACGAAAGGCAGCATCATGATTGATGATGTGAAAGCGATCTTCAATACAGGCTACAAAGAAGGCCTTTTCAAAGACACAGGACTCACATTCCGTGCGGAAAATGAAATCGCGTCACTCGTTAACGAAGGGGTCATTGCAGGCTACGCTGACGGCAACTTCGGACCATATCAAGAGTTGACAAGGCAGCAAGCGGCAATCCTTCTGGCAAGAGCGCTTAAACTGCCGCTCGACAATGTTACGGATCCAGGTTTCGAAGACATGGTACCATCGATGACATTCTATAAAGAAGTGGCGGCAGTCGCGAATATGGGCACCATCCGAGGGAAGGAAAACGGAAAGAAATTCGATCCGAACGGAAAATTGACCCGTGCTGAAATGGCGGCCATCCTTCAACGAGGATTCGGTCTTCCATTGAGTGACAAAAATCACTTCACAGACATTAATGGCAGCTTCGCGAAAGACGCTATCAATTCCTTGGCATCTAACGATATTACACAAGGAATTGGCGGAGGGAAATTTGGACCTGGCCAAAACATCAGCAGGGCTGATTTCTCGGTTTTCCTTCACCGCACACTATCGAAAAAATAA
- a CDS encoding S8 family serine peptidase, which translates to MRNRFLGIAIILMSIGLWFSVNGKIAVASSDSTGETDRVIVNLVDKKGDETVESISLDDLEKFNEGSLSNKSSVLYSAQDVEVLQPDFIRTIALENPTSGKAPSWGTERVGIKNFKNSLAATNRNVIVAVIDTGVDYTHPFLAGRVVEGYDFVSNDTNPMDVHFHGTHVAGIIAETTPANVKIMPIRVMDEQGNGYDSDVAKGIQFAVDHGATIINMSFAGEGYSQYLADAIDYALSKNVLVVVAAGNESASTDNYFPASNQKVIVVSATDIADNVASFSNTGAAIDISAPGVNIVSSVPGGNYKNLSGTSMAAPYVSGIAAMLKLEGPYRSHLVIERLLKQYVDDRGAAGWDPQYGEGIVNIASIGVDNVSTVKEELKKVPVPSSDVITLPEYKDVPLNKKWTVAFNRLLTGWDAIDVKVYMGSSEIPIQLTSQAGKKEIIVSANDQYRPNTAYRLVILSGNKFKYEMHFVTGSK; encoded by the coding sequence ATGAGAAATAGATTCCTGGGTATTGCCATTATATTAATGAGCATAGGATTATGGTTTTCGGTTAATGGGAAAATAGCTGTTGCTTCTTCAGATTCTACGGGAGAAACAGATAGAGTCATCGTGAACTTGGTAGACAAGAAAGGCGATGAAACAGTAGAGAGCATTTCGCTTGATGACCTTGAAAAATTTAACGAAGGAAGTCTTTCTAATAAATCTTCTGTTTTATACAGTGCGCAAGACGTTGAAGTGTTGCAACCTGATTTCATCCGGACAATCGCTTTGGAAAATCCGACAAGTGGAAAAGCGCCGTCATGGGGAACGGAAAGGGTTGGAATAAAAAACTTCAAAAATTCTCTAGCTGCAACGAATAGAAACGTAATAGTTGCGGTTATTGACACAGGCGTCGACTACACACATCCGTTTCTCGCGGGTCGGGTTGTGGAGGGATATGATTTCGTCTCCAACGATACAAATCCGATGGACGTACATTTTCATGGGACACATGTAGCAGGAATCATTGCGGAGACAACTCCGGCGAATGTAAAGATCATGCCGATCCGGGTGATGGACGAACAAGGGAACGGCTATGATTCCGATGTGGCAAAAGGAATTCAATTTGCGGTCGACCATGGCGCTACAATTATTAATATGAGTTTCGCAGGCGAAGGGTATTCGCAATATTTGGCGGATGCAATCGATTATGCTCTTTCCAAAAACGTCCTTGTCGTCGTAGCTGCGGGCAATGAAAGTGCAAGCACTGATAATTATTTTCCAGCATCCAATCAAAAAGTGATTGTCGTTTCGGCGACAGACATAGCTGATAACGTTGCGAGCTTCAGCAATACCGGCGCCGCAATCGACATATCGGCTCCGGGCGTTAACATCGTTTCAAGTGTTCCGGGCGGAAATTATAAAAACCTTAGTGGCACATCGATGGCAGCCCCCTATGTGAGCGGCATCGCCGCAATGCTGAAACTGGAGGGGCCATACAGGTCCCATCTTGTAATTGAAAGACTGTTAAAGCAATACGTTGATGACAGAGGAGCGGCCGGATGGGATCCTCAATACGGAGAAGGCATTGTCAATATTGCTTCAATAGGCGTGGACAATGTATCAACTGTCAAAGAAGAACTAAAAAAAGTACCGGTTCCTTCATCAGATGTCATCACTCTGCCTGAATATAAGGATGTTCCTTTGAATAAAAAATGGACTGTCGCATTCAATCGACTGCTCACCGGATGGGATGCCATTGATGTGAAAGTCTATATGGGAAGCAGTGAAATTCCCATTCAACTGACATCTCAAGCTGGCAAGAAGGAAATCATTGTCTCGGCGAATGATCAGTATCGTCCAAACACAGCGTATCGTCTCGTAATCCTGTCCGGGAACAAGTTTAAATATGAAATGCATTTTGTGACGGGTTCTAAGTAA
- a CDS encoding S8 family serine peptidase, with the protein MVFTLLAPMNVSANNGPNPFKQNGTNESIMQAKAAVAQQLNVLEGEPALHKDLQGLSGSEEVSVIIHLSEKPVALEKGIKELAGQKFTTAEANAVKSKVKAQHTFFKKEMNANHISFKEGFTFDTVLNGFSMTVKAADLEKILDIKGVTLIEPDVTVYALEDTSLSSEVVKGGQVGPAMDTSIGFLGIEALWAEGYEGQGIKVAVLDTGIDANHPEFQGIYKGGKNFIPNSSTYTRPRADDDASETSPVERPAGTPEFNANGSAFYTSHGTHVAGTIAAIGNNEYGIKGIAPKVDLYVYRVLGAYGSGATSGIVAAIDTAVVERMDVINLSLGGGSNTETDAGSFAINNAMLAGTISVIATGNSGPNRGTMGTPATSRLGIAVGNTTNPETKHNGKVNVTVGNYNLSKKINLMGTTFGKDIATQLEGEFELVAIPGNGEAKDYNGIDVEGKVALISRGSIAFVDKIAYAKENGAVATIIHNFAGGTNAPEASGTFLGDAFEFIPTYDMSQTDGDAIRAALKDGKGTVTFSDFDKTMTPGDEVNDSSSRGPSTPNFDIKPDVTAPGTNIMSTIPMYKADFPEATYDQAYTRKTGTSMATPHIAGIAALVKQANPNWNAFDVKVALSNSAKILNTEKYDVMAQGAGRVDAYAAAHSTILAYAQDKAVLDGSGEIVENLKGTVTFGPQKLDKDISVTKQILVKNDNGNGGTYNASVQVTKGFGDAKVTIDKPTFTLSGEQLLNVTLTASAASTKTGDEILGYIHITPAEENLTEVSLFVDKTELKMQKDDKYQLKVTEKTTQKDSGYTKVSLPFAADFGGATAIVIKDMRISETDLSFNGDGVKDEATLSFTLTGDVTTNYIELWDIMDPEGGEYGDGYIGYLHAGSALGAGSYTLAIKGQYKPWGSSPATTIPDGLYTIDFTGLSKTGVVGDYVGPIVVKTTKPEITGALASGEASGQVTDKYLDYNDELANYGLDFDLNEKLHASYVITRNGEKEQPVRIELEQDGSFNFGVPEVNEETDSVTVIVEDAAGNRGEQVIVDGSATIPDDVTEPEANESEPDELSEPGEPSDPGEPSQGASLSTLQDNGLSQIVKVANAPESFPTNTKVVAKDSEVDVTKVATYKSADEKIATVENGLVIAKAAGSTTITITYENHKAITVNVTVKDPAPNPGNGGGDNSGGGGYIPSTPTTPTPTPTTPTKPDPVKPDPVKPDPVKPEPMKPVTFTDVSKGYWAEFYIQKAVQMGIFKGYKDGSFKPNEQLTRAQAAALITRALGLQTNEAAPFNDIKNLNKETQAEIAAAYKYGIIKGQNGDFNHSESVTRVQLALMIARAYEYKTGEAYTPTAIAPFSDIGNYNKETVNAISMLYELKIITGSDGKFMPQDPTTRAQASKIFVNFMEFLQ; encoded by the coding sequence ATGGTCTTTACGCTGTTGGCACCGATGAATGTGTCGGCGAACAACGGCCCGAACCCATTCAAGCAGAATGGCACGAATGAAAGCATCATGCAGGCAAAAGCCGCAGTTGCCCAGCAACTGAACGTATTGGAAGGGGAACCCGCCCTCCACAAGGACTTGCAAGGATTATCGGGAAGCGAAGAAGTATCGGTTATCATTCACCTTTCCGAAAAACCTGTTGCACTTGAAAAGGGAATTAAGGAGTTGGCCGGTCAGAAGTTTACTACCGCCGAAGCCAATGCTGTGAAGTCGAAAGTTAAAGCACAGCATACATTCTTTAAAAAGGAAATGAATGCAAATCATATATCGTTTAAAGAAGGGTTTACTTTTGACACTGTATTAAACGGATTTTCAATGACAGTAAAAGCGGCTGACCTTGAGAAAATCCTTGATATTAAAGGGGTAACATTAATTGAACCCGACGTGACAGTATATGCGTTGGAAGATACTAGCCTATCATCCGAAGTAGTAAAAGGCGGTCAAGTTGGACCTGCCATGGACACAAGCATCGGCTTCCTCGGAATTGAAGCGCTCTGGGCAGAAGGCTATGAAGGACAAGGCATCAAAGTCGCCGTCCTCGACACAGGCATCGACGCCAATCACCCAGAGTTCCAAGGCATCTATAAAGGTGGAAAAAACTTCATTCCGAACAGCAGCACGTACACACGCCCGCGTGCTGACGACGACGCATCCGAAACGTCGCCAGTAGAACGTCCGGCAGGAACACCAGAATTCAACGCGAACGGCAGCGCATTCTACACATCCCACGGTACACACGTCGCGGGCACAATCGCCGCAATCGGCAATAACGAATACGGCATCAAAGGGATCGCACCGAAAGTCGACCTTTACGTATACCGCGTACTCGGCGCGTACGGCAGCGGAGCAACATCCGGCATCGTCGCGGCGATCGACACAGCAGTCGTCGAAAGAATGGACGTCATCAACCTATCACTAGGCGGCGGCTCCAACACTGAAACAGACGCTGGATCCTTCGCCATCAACAACGCCATGCTCGCAGGAACAATCTCAGTCATCGCAACAGGGAACTCCGGTCCGAATCGCGGAACGATGGGTACACCAGCAACTTCAAGACTTGGGATTGCTGTTGGTAATACGACAAATCCAGAAACAAAGCATAACGGGAAAGTAAATGTTACAGTTGGTAATTACAACCTTTCCAAAAAAATAAATTTGATGGGAACTACTTTTGGTAAAGATATTGCAACACAACTTGAAGGTGAATTTGAATTAGTGGCTATTCCTGGAAACGGAGAAGCGAAAGATTACAATGGAATCGATGTCGAGGGAAAAGTAGCACTGATTTCACGTGGTTCAATTGCATTTGTTGATAAAATCGCCTATGCAAAAGAAAATGGTGCAGTGGCAACGATTATTCACAACTTCGCGGGAGGCACAAATGCACCAGAAGCTTCTGGAACATTCCTAGGAGATGCATTTGAATTCATTCCAACTTACGATATGTCGCAAACGGATGGAGATGCAATTCGCGCAGCCCTTAAAGATGGAAAAGGAACAGTAACATTTAGTGATTTCGATAAAACAATGACACCTGGGGACGAGGTGAACGATTCAAGTTCACGTGGACCATCTACTCCAAACTTCGACATCAAACCTGACGTCACAGCACCGGGCACGAACATCATGTCCACAATCCCAATGTACAAAGCCGACTTCCCGGAAGCGACCTATGATCAAGCATATACAAGAAAAACAGGAACATCCATGGCCACACCACATATTGCGGGAATCGCGGCGCTCGTGAAGCAAGCGAATCCGAATTGGAACGCCTTCGATGTAAAGGTCGCGCTATCAAACAGTGCAAAAATCTTGAATACTGAAAAATACGATGTTATGGCACAAGGGGCAGGACGGGTAGATGCATATGCAGCAGCACATTCGACAATCCTCGCCTATGCTCAAGATAAAGCAGTACTTGACGGCAGCGGTGAAATAGTTGAGAACCTTAAAGGAACAGTAACATTTGGTCCTCAAAAATTAGACAAAGACATCTCTGTTACGAAACAGATTCTAGTGAAAAACGATAACGGCAACGGGGGCACGTACAACGCTTCCGTACAAGTTACGAAAGGCTTCGGTGACGCAAAAGTCACGATTGACAAACCGACATTTACTTTATCTGGCGAGCAGCTGCTTAATGTTACATTGACAGCATCCGCTGCAAGCACGAAAACCGGCGATGAAATCCTCGGATATATCCACATTACACCAGCAGAAGAAAACCTAACGGAAGTATCTTTGTTTGTCGATAAAACGGAACTAAAAATGCAAAAAGACGATAAATACCAATTGAAAGTTACTGAAAAGACAACCCAAAAAGATAGCGGATACACTAAAGTTTCATTGCCATTCGCAGCCGACTTCGGCGGGGCAACGGCAATTGTAATAAAAGACATGAGAATTTCTGAAACAGACCTAAGCTTCAACGGCGACGGCGTGAAGGACGAAGCGACACTCTCCTTCACACTTACAGGCGACGTCACAACGAATTACATTGAGCTTTGGGATATCATGGATCCTGAAGGCGGCGAATACGGAGACGGCTATATCGGCTATCTGCACGCTGGCTCTGCACTAGGGGCAGGCTCATACACATTAGCGATCAAAGGACAATACAAACCATGGGGCAGCTCCCCGGCGACAACGATTCCGGACGGTCTCTATACGATCGATTTCACGGGATTGTCAAAAACTGGTGTCGTCGGTGACTACGTCGGACCAATCGTCGTTAAAACAACAAAGCCTGAAATTACAGGAGCATTGGCGTCTGGTGAAGCAAGCGGTCAAGTAACAGATAAATACTTGGATTATAATGACGAGTTGGCAAATTATGGCCTGGATTTTGATCTAAACGAAAAACTACATGCATCTTATGTAATTACACGTAACGGTGAAAAAGAACAGCCTGTGCGTATCGAATTGGAGCAAGATGGATCATTCAACTTCGGAGTACCAGAAGTCAATGAAGAAACGGATAGTGTTACAGTAATCGTTGAAGATGCAGCGGGGAACAGAGGAGAACAAGTGATTGTTGATGGTTCTGCGACTATTCCAGATGATGTAACCGAACCTGAAGCAAACGAATCTGAGCCGGACGAATTATCCGAGCCGGGCGAACCATCTGATCCAGGTGAACCATCCCAGGGAGCCAGTTTATCTACTTTGCAAGATAATGGGCTATCACAAATAGTAAAGGTTGCAAACGCGCCTGAGTCCTTCCCTACTAATACAAAAGTGGTTGCAAAAGATTCGGAAGTGGATGTTACAAAAGTCGCAACGTACAAATCCGCTGATGAGAAAATTGCTACAGTTGAAAACGGCTTAGTTATAGCAAAAGCTGCTGGTTCAACAACAATCACAATCACTTACGAGAATCACAAAGCCATCACAGTAAACGTTACAGTCAAAGATCCTGCACCTAACCCAGGAAATGGTGGAGGAGATAACAGTGGCGGCGGCGGATACATCCCGTCAACACCAACAACACCAACACCAACACCAACAACTCCAACCAAGCCGGATCCGGTTAAACCAGATCCAGTTAAACCTGATCCAGTCAAACCTGAACCGATGAAACCAGTAACATTTACTGATGTTTCAAAAGGTTACTGGGCTGAATTCTATATCCAAAAAGCTGTACAAATGGGAATATTTAAGGGCTATAAAGACGGTTCATTCAAACCGAATGAACAATTGACACGTGCGCAAGCCGCCGCATTGATTACCCGTGCACTGGGGCTGCAAACAAATGAAGCCGCACCTTTTAACGACATAAAGAACTTGAATAAAGAAACACAAGCCGAGATTGCAGCTGCCTATAAATACGGTATCATCAAAGGGCAAAATGGCGATTTCAATCATTCGGAAAGTGTGACTCGTGTTCAACTGGCGTTGATGATTGCCCGGGCTTATGAATACAAAACAGGTGAAGCCTATACTCCAACGGCAATTGCACCGTTTTCCGACATTGGCAACTATAACAAGGAAACGGTAAACGCTATTTCAATGTTGTATGAGTTGAAAATCATTACTGGATCCGATGGCAAATTTATGCCACAAGACCCGACAACTCGTGCGCAAGCTTCGAAGATTTTCGTTAATTTTATGGAGTTTCTTCAGTAA
- a CDS encoding prepilin-type N-terminal cleavage/methylation domain-containing protein, which produces MFKKHLSQQGLTLVEILVSLVIASFVIGLVTTVLISTVKFNDNTQTRINLRQESNRIVTGIRASHRKDESVCYDQLAANSGIEMTMQLNNTVLKKGDCVVVRHTNDLPVKFTLSAGPKNSFTIDTVLEGKEETDLSFTIPKKDASFIDNLLLDNVFVYGSHLFISGSSPLKSATNGTGTVVINNLNKKDLEFGGDNKINVQNIYIDKKGNVVKFTSSTKLGLKNSTKIVHITGDVQLNNGGARIDGDTIYIDGNVTFGDSAVIEGKKVIINGNVTFKNWSAKIIANEIYIAGTTKLDSANSPNINGTVKNFSYLNEGDIPKSPSFTPPTLHKDNWYPQNGYTVKSNGTISSGNRIFSPGNFIANDWHSSTSNVIIISKGNIEINNFGGSELSGILFAPYGKVTFKGGAFKGVIISRDGFITEQNPDIIFINASQFFKEKDPIPFK; this is translated from the coding sequence TTGTTCAAAAAACACTTGTCCCAGCAAGGACTCACTCTAGTGGAAATATTAGTTTCATTAGTAATTGCTAGTTTCGTTATCGGGCTTGTAACTACTGTACTTATATCGACCGTCAAGTTCAATGACAACACCCAAACTCGCATCAATTTAAGGCAGGAATCAAATAGGATTGTTACCGGAATTAGAGCGTCCCACCGCAAGGACGAGAGTGTCTGTTACGACCAATTGGCTGCGAACAGTGGTATAGAGATGACAATGCAATTAAATAATACAGTATTAAAGAAAGGCGATTGTGTGGTTGTAAGACACACAAATGATTTGCCCGTCAAGTTTACATTATCTGCTGGACCTAAAAATTCCTTCACGATTGATACTGTACTGGAAGGGAAGGAAGAAACTGATCTCAGTTTTACAATTCCAAAAAAAGACGCTAGTTTCATTGATAATTTGCTACTTGATAATGTATTTGTTTATGGTTCCCACTTGTTCATCTCTGGTTCCTCACCTTTAAAAAGTGCAACTAATGGGACTGGGACGGTGGTGATCAATAATCTGAATAAGAAGGACTTAGAATTTGGTGGCGATAACAAAATTAACGTGCAAAATATCTATATTGATAAAAAGGGCAATGTAGTTAAATTTACAAGCAGCACAAAACTAGGATTAAAAAATTCCACCAAAATAGTTCATATCACAGGAGATGTACAATTGAATAATGGTGGAGCAAGAATCGATGGTGACACCATTTACATTGATGGAAATGTTACGTTTGGAGATAGTGCCGTTATAGAAGGGAAAAAAGTAATTATAAATGGAAATGTCACGTTTAAAAATTGGTCCGCTAAAATAATAGCGAATGAAATATATATTGCTGGAACTACGAAATTAGACAGTGCTAATTCGCCTAATATTAATGGCACTGTAAAGAATTTCAGCTATCTTAACGAGGGTGACATTCCCAAAAGTCCATCTTTTACTCCCCCAACCTTACATAAAGACAATTGGTACCCCCAGAATGGCTATACTGTGAAATCAAATGGGACTATTTCGTCTGGAAATAGAATATTTTCGCCGGGAAACTTCATAGCGAATGATTGGCATTCATCTACAAGCAACGTAATTATCATTAGTAAAGGGAATATAGAAATCAATAATTTTGGAGGCAGTGAATTGTCAGGTATTCTTTTCGCCCCTTACGGAAAAGTAACCTTTAAAGGAGGTGCTTTTAAAGGTGTAATAATTTCTAGAGATGGTTTTATTACCGAGCAAAACCCAGACATTATTTTTATTAACGCATCTCAATTTTTCAAAGAAAAAGATCCAATTCCATTCAAATAA
- a CDS encoding type IV pilus modification PilV family protein, whose product MKYKLNSYLVNNRGMSLIEILASLVILTIIFVSLSHFFFQASLFSVKVEDQLTSINIAEKVLHDVKTNTVNSTGNTVSIDGKQYKEINPTELNGKLYYPYVLVSPETPTILQLEKIHVKIYTEKIEPGHQQALASEIFGYNEKGASK is encoded by the coding sequence ATGAAATATAAACTTAATAGCTATCTGGTAAACAATAGAGGAATGTCATTAATTGAGATTCTAGCATCCCTTGTGATTTTGACGATCATTTTCGTTTCACTTTCCCATTTTTTCTTCCAAGCATCCTTATTCTCAGTTAAGGTGGAAGATCAATTGACATCCATTAACATTGCCGAAAAGGTGTTACATGACGTGAAAACCAATACTGTTAATTCCACTGGAAATACCGTTAGTATTGACGGGAAGCAATATAAAGAAATTAATCCAACCGAACTAAACGGGAAATTATATTATCCGTATGTCTTGGTTTCTCCGGAAACACCGACTATTTTACAATTGGAAAAGATTCATGTGAAAATTTATACAGAGAAAATCGAACCGGGTCATCAGCAAGCCTTGGCGTCTGAAATATTCGGGTACAATGAAAAGGGAGCCTCCAAATGA
- a CDS encoding type II secretion system protein, translated as MMKNILKKQNGYTLIWVLLIVVLIGVLTPPLVSKVLSSKLQVQKTEKAIQMESMRQMGITYMESVINLANEQLIEKSDSLLDSKQYKEKLQTKINEINPDFRNGVVKLLKDFGHQFRLEITDIKENEDEVVVEYVVTASLNGYTEPKVSYEEVVIHIVKE; from the coding sequence ATGATGAAAAACATACTGAAAAAACAAAATGGTTATACATTAATTTGGGTCCTATTAATTGTTGTGTTAATTGGCGTTCTGACTCCGCCACTTGTATCAAAAGTCCTTAGCAGCAAACTCCAAGTCCAAAAAACAGAGAAAGCAATACAAATGGAAAGTATGAGACAAATGGGAATAACGTACATGGAAAGTGTTATAAATCTTGCCAATGAGCAGCTGATCGAGAAATCGGATTCTTTACTTGATAGTAAGCAATATAAGGAAAAATTACAAACAAAGATTAATGAAATAAATCCCGATTTTCGCAATGGAGTGGTAAAACTTTTAAAAGACTTCGGTCATCAATTCCGCTTGGAGATTACTGACATCAAAGAAAATGAAGATGAAGTTGTCGTTGAATACGTAGTGACTGCCTCCTTGAATGGATATACGGAACCGAAAGTATCATATGAGGAAGTTGTTATTCATATAGTAAAAGAATAG